The following coding sequences lie in one Arachis ipaensis cultivar K30076 chromosome B03, Araip1.1, whole genome shotgun sequence genomic window:
- the LOC107633438 gene encoding uncharacterized protein LOC107633438 translates to MEAGNGGRGGIVSLFSNGSNGSSASMRTRRKTHEESCFCGLKAAIRKSGTAENPDRLFRACPRYRKGSHCNYFKWVEDDEYEGVGQGGTKKDYGAKLQVDSDCDEWRLKVAWRLGSLEAEVKALKMLIVFLFLVVVLNVIVCSLLSRSK, encoded by the exons ATGGAGGCAGGAAATGGAGGCCGTGGTGGTATTGTGTCGTTGTTCTCGAACGGCAGTAATGGTTCCAGCGCCTCAATGCGAACCAGGAGGAAAACCCATGAGGAATCATGTTTCTGTGGGTTGAAGGCTGCGATAAGAAAATCTGGGACAGCGGAGAACCCAGATAGACTATTCCGTGCATGTCCAAGGTACCGG AAGGGCAGTCACTGCAACTACTTTAAGTGGGTTGAGGATGATGAGTATGAAGGGGTGGGCCAAGGTGGAACAAAGAAAGATTATGGGGCTAAGCTGCAGGTTGATAGTGACTGTGATGAATGGAGGTTGAAGGTGGCATGGAGACTGGGCAGCTTGGAAGCTGAAGTAAAAGCATTGAAAATGTTAATAGTTTTCCTGTTTTTGGTAGTTGTGCTTAATGTGATTGTTTGTAGTTTGTTGTCTCGTTCCAAGTAA